A DNA window from Chrysemys picta bellii isolate R12L10 unplaced genomic scaffold, ASM1138683v2 scaf1515, whole genome shotgun sequence contains the following coding sequences:
- the LOC135979980 gene encoding protein maestro-like, giving the protein LMSDPMLREKKFLKSVLSILEERSQDRNSIVRQMAVRGLGNLVYGAPEKVKKHKKFLLDILIGALHDIFSSEVIGESMKALAKVLKELKEKDIGSSFKDLTQQIRTYFDDEDDALRSMAFVLFGILARLTKRKWKTYFADQVKKSWVTLLLHLQDPNPEISMRLQSAISEHLGGTAELKPEELQVDICRHLVSELLNCLRLLTGVVV; this is encoded by the exons ctaatGAGTGACCCCATGCTCAGGGAGAAGAAGTTCCTTAAGTCTGTCTTGAGCATCTTGGAAGAAAGGTCACAGGATAGGAACAGCATTGTCCGTCAGATGGCTGTGAGAGGCCTGGGAAATTTAGTCTATGGGGCGCCTGAGAAG gtgaaaaagcacaagaagttTCTTCTGGACATACTGATCGGGGCCTTACATGACATTTTCAGTTCTGAAGTCATTGGCGAGAGCATGAAAGCACTGGCCAAAGTCCTGAAGGagctgaaagagaaggacataGGTTCTTCCTTCAAAGACCTCACCCAACAGATCCGGACTTACTTTGACGAT GAGGATGATGCTCTTCGCTCAATGGCCTTTGTCCTATTTGGCATCCTGGCCCGGCtgacaaagagaaaatggaagaccTATTTTGCCGACCAGGTTAAAAAGAGCTGGGTCACACTTCTGCTGCACCTGCAAGACCCAAACCCTGAGATTTCAATG AGACTCCAAAGTGCAATCAGTGAGCACCTTGGTGGCACAGCTGAGCTGAAGCCTGAAGAGCTCCAGGTGGACATTTGCAGACACCTTGTGAGTGAGCTGTTGAACTGTCTGAGATTATTGACTGGAGTGGTGGtgtag